In Rana temporaria chromosome 3, aRanTem1.1, whole genome shotgun sequence, a single window of DNA contains:
- the LOC120930631 gene encoding olfactory receptor 10AG1-like — protein MFKQNSTSVASFILVGFRGLTNFRFLLFSFFLVIYILILAGNVLTIVLVSITPSLRSSMYFFLCNLSASDILYCTGIVPNMLYVVLKDGGSITLVACLTQFQIYGESLAVSAILLGMMSYDRYIAICKPLHYSMIMNIRLQCQLALFSWLSGFVITLNFSIKFSQLIFCASNVIDYYFCDFYPLLDLSCSEVLVLEIQSNVFSFILVSIPFFFICVTYVCIILSILKISSVSGRQKAFSTCSSHLSIVCLFYGSLTVVYLSSAKNYSLNVNKALSLLNTMGTPLLNPIIYSLRNTEIKEALWRLGLRCFLAVKRIYGNWKLKD, from the coding sequence ATGTTCAAGCAAAATTCAACTTCAGTTGCCAGTTTTATTCTTGTTGGCTTCAGGGGTTTGACGAATTTCAGATTTTTGCTTTTTAGTTTCTTCCTTGTGATCTACATTCTGATACTAGCAGGAAATGTGTTGACCATCGTCTTAGTGTCGATCACTCCAAGTCTCCGTTCGTCAATGTACTTTTTCCTTTGTAACTTGTCAGCGTCGGATATTTTGTACTGTACAGGAATAGTGCCCAACATGTTGTACGTGGTCTTGAAGGATGGTGGTTCCATAACTCTGGTCGCTTGCCTCACCCAATTTCAGATCTACGGAGAATCATTGGCAGTAAGTGCTATCCTGTTAGGGATGATGTCCTACGACCGATACATTGCTATTTGCAAGCCACTGCACTATTCCATGATTATGAATATCCGACTCCAGTGTCAGTTGGCCCTTTTCTCTTGGTTGTCAGGCTTTGTCATAACATTGAATTTTTCCATCAAATTTTCCCAGCTGATATTCTGCGCTTCCAATGTCATTGACTATTACTTTTGCGATTTTTACCCCTTGTTGGATCTCTCCTGTTCTGAAGTCTTGGTTTTGGAGATACAGtccaatgttttttcttttattttggtgTCCAttccatttttctttatttgtgtGACTTATGTGTGTATTATTCTCTCCATTCTGAAGATCTCCTCGGTCTCCGGGAGGCAGAAAGCCTTCTCCACTTGTAGTTCCCACCTCTCCATTGTCTGTCTTTTCTACGGGTCTCTCACTGTTGTCTATTTGTCATCAGCCAAAAATTATTCTTTGAATGTGAATAAAGCTTTATCCCTTCTTAATACCATGGGCACGCCACTGCTTAACCCCATAATATACAGCCTGAGAAATACAGAAATTAAAGAGGCGCTGTGGAGATTGGGTCTCAGGTGTTTTTTGGCAGTAAAGAGGATTTATGGAAATTGGAAGCTTAAAGATTAA